The Apium graveolens cultivar Ventura chromosome 10, ASM990537v1, whole genome shotgun sequence nucleotide sequence agaagttaggggtagatggagggatattttcaattttttcctctgtttaaccctgctttATTATTGTACCTTATATCGGCACTTGTTGTACTTGAAACTCTTATCTATGTACCTTTGAATCGTTAAATAAATTATGCATCTTATTTTATATTGTGAACCTTTGAGTTTCATAAACCATTCTACATATCATGTTTCCAAGCAACCGTACTTAACATCCTGTGAAAACATACTTTGTATCATGTGAGAACCTTAACTGATGAGAGAATTATGTGGTAATAGGATTTCATGTGCAATTGGGTAATGCTTAAAACCCGAAAAGCTATATCTAAAAGAATTTATATTGATATGTATGCCATGATAttgtattgctaaataattgctcaatcaggtttgtaagaaatggccacatcaccaaatcaccaagaagaagaaccCCAAACCCAAGATCAAGAACAAAACCAAGATACTCCTATGATGAACCGACTCTTtcaacttttgcaacaacccTCAGCCCCTAAAGTCGGTAATTTAAAGCAATTTCAATCCGTACATCCCCCAGAGTTTGTAGGATTGCCATATCCTATTAAGGCTCAGTCttggttgagagagatggaaaacGCTTTTGAATTAGCGAaagttaaggatgacaagaaGGTGCAGTACGCGAGTTATTATCTTAAGGATGGGGCTAGTTATTGGTGGGAATCCTCTAAGGTGTTGCTTGAAGGAAAAGCTATAACCTGGGAGAAGTTTACAGAGatgtttttagagaagtatttgctaagttatatgcaagaccagttggaAATGAGATTTCCGAATCTTAGACAAAAAGACATGACCGTGGCAGgatatgaagtgaagttttcggAGTTAGCAAGGTTTGCGTCCAAGTATGTGAATACCGAAGCAAAGAAGGCCAAAAGTTTCCAGCAAGGATTGAAACCAGGGATTCAAGGTCAGGTGGCTCTTCTTGAAATAAGGAACTATGTTGCATTGGTATAGAAAGCCATGATTCTAGAAGGAGAAAGAGAAGCAACTAAGAGGGAAATGAAGgaaagaagaggaagtttgaggaATCTGAACATGATCAGAACCAGAAGTTTAAGCCCGGAAACGAAAATAAAAAGAATTGTTTCTAGAAGACGGGACAAACAGTAAAGGATAATAGACCTGAGGTTCAGGAATGCAAGGTTTGTATAAAGTGACACCCGAGGAGGTGCAACAAGCTGAACGTGACCTGTtttaagtgcaatcagaaaggacACTACTCAACGGAATGCCCAAGCAGTAGAGGAAAACCAAAGATGAtatgtttcaagtgtggaaaggtAGGCCATATGGCAAGGAACTGTAAGGTGCTTGTTCAAAAGGCGAATGTGCTTAGGATTACTGGACCATCACCTCCAGAAGCACCAGCATCCCGACCAAGGGCAAGAAcatttaacatgacaatgaaagatatTGTACAGGATgtggatgtggtagcaggtacGCTTGTTATAAATTCAGTAGAAGTTAAAGTGCTAATGGATTTTGGAGCTACTAGGTCATTTATTGTTGAAAGTGTTATTGATAGATTAAagtgtgttgcgtaccctcttgaacctaatttgattatagaagtagcAAATTAAGAAAGAGTTACTATCAATAGAATTTGTCCCAATTGTGAtatggttatagaaggtcggcatttttctgctgacttaatcccttttaagttaggagaattcgacgttatactagggatggattggttgtcaaaccatgatgCGCAAATTAAATGTAAAAGCAAGAAAGTAAAATTAAGAGAGGATGAAGTTGAAGTGATATTTAGAGGGAAGAAGCAAGAAAGGAAGTTTTTAACAACTATCCAAATGAAGAGATTGTTCCGACAGCGATGCGAAGCGTATTTGGATCATGTAAATGATATAGAGGCGGAATCTTAAAGATTGAGAATATTCCAGTAGTTAAAGTTTTTCCCGACGTGTTTTCAGATgattacctggactacctccagatcgagagaTCGAATTCAcaattgatttggctcctggaatggaaccagtttcaaaagctccctatcgaatggcgcctatcgagatgaaggaattagtgacacaactgcaagaattattaagaaaaggagtaATTCGCCCGAATGTATCCTCGTGGGGGTGCACCGGtgctattcgtaaagaagaaagatggaagcatgagattgtgtatcgattatcacgaattgaataagttgactatcaagaataagtaccctctaccgtgaatcgatgatttatttgatcagttgaaaggagctacttgtttctcgaagattgacttaaggtctgggtatcatcaactaaagattaaagtGGAAGATATACCCACGACGGCGTTTAAaacaagatatgggcattatgaattcttgGTAATGGCAAACGGTTTGACGAATGCACCAGCTGTATTTATGGATCtcatgaatagagtgttcaagcaatatttggacaAATTCATAATTGTGTTTATTATCGACATTTTGATATACTCCAAGTCGGAGGAAGAACATATGGAGCATTTAAGGATTTCTTTGGGAATTTTAAGGAAAGAGAAGTTATACGCGAAGTagttttctaagtgtgaattttggctaaaagaagtacagcttcttggacatgtagttaaTAGTGAAGGTATCAAAGTTGATCCCACAAAGATAGaagttgtgatgaattgggataGACCAAAGACTCCTATAGAAGTAAAAAGTTTTCTCGGACTaacaggatattatagaagatttgtgcaagatttttctaagatcgTTATTCCATTGACTAAATTGATAATGAATaacgagaagtttgtttggacagataagtgcgaggaaagtttcaagagctaaagaaaaGTTAGTAACCGCCCCAGCGTTGGTTTTACCAGATGAAAAGGGTGAATTTGTAATGTACAacgatgcttcatataaaggactagGTTGTGTGTTAATACAACACGGGAAGGtgatagcatatgcgtcaaggcagtTAAATCcgcatgaacagaagtatcctacgcataatttggaattagcagcaatagtgTTTGCTctaaagatttggaggcattatttatatggagaaaagtgtgatatttacacggatcacaagagcttaaagtatatctttacacaTAAAGAACTAAATATGAGGCAACAtagatggttggaattgattaaggattatgactgtacaatcagttatcatcccGGGAAGGCGAATTTCGTAGCCGATGCGTTGAGCCGCAAGGAAATATTGAATGTGTTGACTTCATCCGAagagttgatcaaggaatttgagaagttAAAAATAAAAGTACGAGTTCTAGAATTTGCAAATGAAGCAACGTATGTGATGACATTTCAGccagaaattttggaaaagattcgatgtcAAGAACAAGTGATGAATCACGAAAAGGACAAATTGTCAGGAGAATAAATGagagctcaaaaggatgaaaaaggAATATATCGCATTGGCTCGCGTATTTGGATTCTTAAcattgtggaactaaagcacgagattttgtaCGAAGCGCATGACTCGGGGTTTCGATTCACCCTGAAAGTACGAAAGtgtacaaggacttaaaagagaattattggtggccaagcatgaagaaggaaatcgcgtaatggataagtaaatgctatACATGCCAAAAAGTAAAAGGGGAACAACAACGCtcgagtggattgcttcaaccactggatatacccgaatggaaatgggagcatatcgtgatggatttcatgataggattaccaaagactaagtctaatcatgatgcaatttgggtaaTAGTCGATCGACTGACAAAATCAGCGCATTTTTTGCCAATTAACAAAAGATtctcattggaaaagttggtcaagcTGTACTTGGAagaaatcgtgatgcgtcatggagtaccagtgtCTATCATAACTGATAGAGATCtgagatttaactcgagattttggcgacaatttcatgatcatttgggaacgaagttgaaaatgagcaccgcaTATCATCTATAGATGGACAGataaagcgaaaggactattcaaatGAATAAGGATATGTTGAGAACTTGTccaatagatttcaaaggaaattgggatgaccatttATTGTtgattgaattttcttacaacaacagttatcacgcgaaTATCGGCACGTCGCCGTTTGAAGCTTTGtttggaagaaaatgcagatccccTACCTATTGGGATGAGGTTGGCGAGTGCAAGCTGTTGGGTCCAGAATTAGTGCAACAAAtgaaagagaaagtggaagtgaTTCGAAAAAGGCTGAtagctgctcaagatcgacaaagaaagtatgcagatcaaaATAGAAAGGATGTGCTATTCAAACCCGGAGACAAAGTATTGTTAAATATCTCTCCATGGAAAGGTCTATGCAGAatcgggaagaaaggaaagttgaaTCCTAGATATATTGGACCCTTTAAGGTGTTAAAGCAAGTCAGAAAAGTGGTGTATGAATTAGCGTTACCTCCACAGATGCAACATCTTCACAGTGTATTCCACGTGTCTTTATTGAAAAAGTATAACGCTGATGTTAGTCATGTGATCGAGTTAGAACCAGTGGAAGTTCAACAAGAACTTTCATATATGGAACAACCTGTGCGAATCCTAGATAGAAAAGAGAAAGCGCTTAGAAATAAATTGGTGCCTTTAGTTAGtgttttgtggagaaatcctaacaatagaagaattaacttgggaattagaaagcgaaatgcgagataagtatccccatttatttgtttagactagattctcaggacagaatccttttaaggggggtagattgaagcgactgggaatttcgcgacatgattaagtgaataaagtataatttgtGTTGTAATGGtgaaattatgtgattaaataaaaGGTTTAATGATTTTGTGGTTAATTGTCATTATTGTATAATAGTAACTGGGAATGTAAAGAAACTCGTTCCTGTTTGATAAGTCAACTAAGGGGTTAagttgtgttgtcgggccgtcaagttgAACAGGACTCGTAttaaaagggattaaagtatttaaaagtttgaatttgaaatataTGTGATAATCATATGTGTTTACATGTTATTGATGTGTGCATGATCGAATTCGAGATCGGTGTTATTTTTAAATGTTTTTCAAAGGGATTTTAAGGAATTTATTgatcttaaaacatttttaaaaaattatagaAATGTGATCAAGCTATGAAATTTGCTTTGTTGCTTTCAAAATAGTCCAAGAAACTTTTTAAAAATAGTAGTTGAATTTATTTTGAGGACTTGagattttaaagtgattttatagAGTTTAATTCTGTTATTTGGGATTTATTTGTTAAAGCCATAACTAATAATCTATTCgctcaaaaaattatttaaaaatatggggAGAGAGCTAAATTCATACTTTTTGACTTAAAAAAAGTATTGGTACCATTTTCAGAAATAAAGCCATTCTATTTGATTATTCGGAGTTTATTGGTTATCGAGAATGAAAAAGAGgaaaaaggaaataaaattaTGAATTGATTGGAATTTGTAAATGTCCTAAATACCCCTTCCAACTGTGGCTATATAAAGACACTCCCCCCTCTTTTTTCATATCACCCGACCActccttctttcttctttctttttctttctttctttcctcTCTCTCTCGGCTTTTTCCTTCTCTCGatatactctctctctctctctctctctctctctctcttgttTTCTTCCAAATCCTCCATAAAAACTCAATCTTATTCTAAGATTTGAGTTCCTTGTACTCTAAATATGCATATACATACTTGCATATGTTGTTTTTTAGTTTTATTCTTTGCAAGGAAGTGATGAAATGTTATGCATGTTAGTTATCTTGAGTAATTGATGGAAAATCAGTGGTTtttggttggacaccctcgaatgagggcaccaccgagaaGCCACCGCCATCGTTGATGAACTCTGGTGAgtcggtggtgagctatgatgcaTTGCTGAGCTCTAATAGATTAAAAGAAATTAGTTCGATGGATGCATGTTGAGTTTTGAAAGAAACCGAATGCTATTTTGGGTTTATAAATGATTGGGTTAAATTATTTGTTAAACTAGATGATGATTATGTTTATATTCTAAGTTATGTGCTTAAATGGAGTATATTGTTGATTTAAGTTTGTTTTTGGGTTTTATGTCACATGCATGTCAAGACTTAGCATTGGATGTAACTAATTTAGACTCAAAAGGATTAAAAAGATTGGTTATATCTAGGATAATGGATTAGTACTTTTAAAATATGAGTTTGTTTATAGAATTTGAGTTTCAAAGGATTTTTGGTTCGAAATTTTGATGTGAGGTTcgattttttttgaaaaatggtTCAAATGAGTGGTTTCGACTACAAATAAAGTTTATGCTTGATTTTAAACTTGCATGTGGGTTTTTTTACTTGCATGTCGATTATCTGGAAAAATATTACTTGGTATGCTTTATTCTGGTTTCAATTTTAATATGCAAAAAGGAGAAAGAAATGGTTTCATGTCGTAATGTTCGAATCAATGACAAATTGCTAAATATTAAGTATAGTTATGGTATTAAGGGTGTATGATTATATcgtattatgtgttatgtgattttaCTCGAGTACATAAGTTAAGTGGTAACGCAATTTAGGGTAATCATTAGGCGTTCTGAGAAACGTCGAGAGTGGATTAAGTTGTTAATTAGGGGTTCTGTTTTAGATTGTAGATTCCGATagtggaggcattcaggctagaaaagggaaaggaatCCTAGGTGGCAGTAGCTCTATACCCGTTAGGCAGGAAACCGActtaaggcaagtaactctgccttctctTGTGAATTTATTAGAGAGGGGAAattattgatgccatgataaagtagtgacCTTTATTGCAATTGTGAAatacctgttattgattctgaGAAACCCTGATATTGTTCCTTGTAACAACTTGATATCAAATCCTGTTCAACCCTTCATAGTAACCCTGTTCATTTGCACTCTGATTACCTTATGATTTCCTTTGTTATCTTATGATCTCGTAAACTAAAAAAGAATCTTTATGAATACCCTTACTTAATATCTAGATTAATCTGGACTCTTTGATAACCTATGAACCCTGTCATGTGTTGATGTTGAAACTGTTCCAGCTTAGAACCAGTATACCctgttatcatttgatcaagttcCTTAGTATTGATCCCTATTTACGTTTGATTAGTTCACTTTCCTTGAAATCTTAATTTGAACTTATGAATGATTTTCGAATTGaatgagtccaaatgatttcacattcctggtaatgttaaaatgaatttAGTCAACTCTTTTCCTATTTCCAACACCAAGGTTTTCCAAAAGAATTCCTAatggattggatagagacgtaagaggctagtggaaCTAGTCTAGTcacataagaggctagcggggctagtccagtatAAGGCTATAATGtcataggtaccttaatgaccagatggaggtcggtacgggcttatcacccgtattatatttaaaagataaattttacaatCAAAGGTTACTTTATATTCTATAAAAGAGAAAACGTTCACATTCTTTGAGTAGTTTGCTCCTATATTTTTTTTAAAGGGTAATAAAATGAAATGGAACAACTCGAGTCTTCGTTTTGATTGCAATTTTGTGAACCCGGTCGCTGTACGATAATGATAAGTTTCAAAGTTTGATTGATTGTTTCCTTCTGTTGAGAAACACTTTAAAGTACtgctaatgatttgtgatgaatgtcggctttcaccctaacccgagccttgattcttgaaagcccaaatctttcttcataaccctttcatagccagtgatagaaatctgccacctagatatttaaagtagaatgcctcagaaGTTGATGTTGATATTAAAACTGAATTATAGAACTatttatatagttacttgttgagcttCTTTGCTCATATATTTTCTTTGATCTAACAATGGAAGTTAAGAAataagatggccagacttaggcgcaccacTCGAAAGAGCGTTCCTGGAGGTTCTCACCGTGTcgtaggtttccagatgccagagcaggtagcagTGTGTGTGAGCAAGCGTATTAGTTGGAAGGAATATATATGTTGGATCAGATATAATGAGTTATCTGTTGGTTCCATGTCAGAATcgaataaatttgaatttattattgttttgggttgtaatatatttattctggttggtagttataatcttgtctcaaacttaatcatGTTTAGATCCTGTTATTAATTAATCGAGGTTTATTATATCTGTTGTTATTAatagtttaatggtgtgtgggtcctcatttcccaaccccgagattgagggcgtcacacacccccatggtaagagttgagaaatctacagatggagacatggtcattccagcacattatgctcTTAAAGATCCTTAAGAATATAATGAgactgaaaaagaaaaagtctcttTGGATAGTGACTTGCAGTtgatcttaatagagtcacttgattatgtaatgtacaataatattgtcaactgtgacacaaccaaacagatTTGGGAGAAAACAGAGATCCTATGTGAAGGGACATAGGAAGTTAGGTgaaaccaaaggaggattctggtttctcagtatgaggggtttatggttaaaccaaaagaaggaatcactaaagtttttgaatggtttaataaattgataaatgacttgcagctacatgataaatattatgaagctgaggaggttaacctaaagttcctgctagctcttcctgaccatcttgaacagaaaatatcagttattagagaaggaagagatttaagcaaataactttggaagttctatatggaatcttgaaaacttataaACTTGAATTGTTgtaaagaaagtcattgaaagcataccatggtcatgttgttgatggttcaagtgctttgattgtgaatgacagagaagaaagtgaagatgagcaaggTGATCAAGGTCTAGTtgttcaagctatggaacaaaagaacaaaagacctcagaagcaagttatattggaactggaggaagatgaatattacaccttggatgagctagatgaaatggatcaatccatggcttacaTGGCTAAgaaattttccaacataagagtcaagaagccaagatCTTTCAAAAGTAATGGACAATCTTCAAACAAcaataattggaaaccaaaagctcagtacaattcagttagcaaaggtggctacaaaacaggaaCTGTGAAcaaatcaaagataaggtgcttcaactgtgatgagttgggtcactttgttactgaatgcagaaagcctaaaaaggtgaagaaagacaaggcctatcttgaactggaagcaaaatatgaagctctcttggagaagcagtctggaaaagcttatattgcagaaggaaagagttgggatgatactgatattgatgatgaggatgaagaggttggaaactatgcactcatggcttttgagcatggaaAAGCATGTACTTCAAAAttaaaggtaccaactctaaccactattgatttaaatgctagtcaatgtaaggagactgtggaaaagatgagtgtggagatgtttcatatacacactagcttagtggcagctactgaggaagtcagtaggctaataaaagtaaatgagaagcttgagagtgagaagcaaaagatggatctactgcttgcggagcttgagtcagtcaagtaagaaaatgaatacttgaaaaacaagctgaagtgtgccaatgagattgaagttgtgttaagagagaagattgaaaagaatgaggtgaaactgaaatcattcaggaatgcatctgagttggttagtcaataccatgagaagaacaagccatgtgctaacatagctattggtcttgattatgatgctttgaatagtAATAAGAAAAATGTAGGtggtaaaggaaaagcaacaaaaaatgaagatgtcccagctatgctgagaaaggttggttcacctatgttcaaagcatgtgaagtagatttcagtgaagaagagttgatcataaagcaagaaattgatgatgaagacaatgagaagaaaaattcAGAAATAACTCCAACCTccaaagttgaaaagaagcccatggtcaacaAAAATttcaagacacctgtcaaggaaatgaaaactgaagatgcaagaaagaagaagaagaatagaactggaaagattgggataaacaagagcaacaattttgcttacgttgcagatgctccaagaaaacaatgtcaaaaatatggctctttgaatcatctaactcacttttgtaaaaaggttgttagtaagccaggagtgggagcatgcaagtacaatgaagcaaaaactgaagatccctacttattctatgacaagtttgattgcataccttgcaacatgaaagtaatgacaagttgccacaagaTGAGAGTTGATCTTAAGGAAATTAATATTGAATCTTCAGCTAAAAAGGACAATGCACGTCATTCAATGAActctattctttctgaatcatcaaactctacctctatcaaatatgttaacaagaagaaagtacctgttatggatcaaaaactaaggtataataactgttgtatctattactaaggaacgtgagtttcgaggctcgatttgactgctcttgtgtttcgtgactcgatccGCCTTAAAAAGATGcatacgtaccttgctgattgccaaggatcaattCAAAAAATGTAATTCTGATTtttggggtgaggccccttatatagatgttgggagtccttgaattggacttgggttcagagacttggtggacaagtcttggaattagaatggactttggagtcctaggaagtaggaagctgattccttatcccatgaggttccttggagaccaatctacaaggatttatatccccaccaggactcatcttaatagctgttttctcccttattaattaattatcaatttaattgatattcagggttttgggccttcttcgttccatcaggcctgatctggtccatcgggcctgatcaatgtgttaacctttttggtctgaatgtcatacatcttcttattgggccttgtagtcccaatcatgtgtaattaatgcaatattaattatgTAATCGGGATTTATGTATTCCCTATCATTTgtcccccaacttttgggaaatagtaactaggtttcgcagaagttaagttcatttgttcccttacagggtatcgttttcacataaagtatggagcgacctacacatttacaataaTTTACTTTTGTCCCTATTATTTAGGAACtttcttaatttccaggaatttcccTTTAACTTCTACGATTTAC carries:
- the LOC141690857 gene encoding uncharacterized protein LOC141690857 translates to MNRLFQLLQQPSAPKVGNLKQFQSVHPPEFVGLPYPIKAQSWLREMENAFELAKVKDDKKVQYASYYLKDGASYWWESSKVLLEGKAITWEKFTEMFLEKYLLSYMQDQLEMRFPNLRQKDMTVAGYEVKFSELARFASKYVNTEAKKAKSFQQGLKPGIQGQVALLEIRNYVALV